In Pseudomonas oryzihabitans, the DNA window CTCTCTTCTTCTTGTAATGGGTAGTAGGGGCGATCAGATCGAGAGTTCGCGGGCGTCCTGTTCCTTCTTCCAGGGCATCAGCGCGGTTTCCAGCTTGCGCACCGCCGCCTGCAGCAGCAGCGCCAGGAAGATGATCGCCAGCAGCGCGGCGAAGACCCCGGCGGTGTCCAGCTGGCCGGCGGCGTCCTGCAGCAGGTAGCCCAGGCCCCGGTTGGCCGCCATGATCTCGCCGACGATGGCACCGATCAGCGCATAGGGCACCGACAGCTTGAGCCCGGTGAACACCCACTGGATGGCCGAGGGCAGCACCACCTTGCCGATCAGGTGATGTTCCTTGGCGCCCATCAGCCGCAGGATCTCCAACTGCTCGCGCTCCACGGCGCGCACGCCGCTGTAGGTGTTGAGGAACACCAGGAAGAACACGATGGTGGCGGTCAGGATGATCTTCATCTCGATGCCGATGCCGAACCACATGATGAACAGCGGCGCCAGGGCCACCTTGGGCAGGCTGTAGATGGAGATCAGGATGGGGTCGAGCAGCTTGGCCAGGGTCTCGTTGCGGCCCAGCAGCAGGCCGACACTGATCCCGGCGCAGGCGCCGCAGAAGAAGCCGGCCAGGGTCTCGACGACGGTGATCCAGCCATGGGCGAACAGCCGGCCGCTGGAGACCAGCTCGACGAAGCGGCCGCCGATCTCGCTGGGCGAGCTGACGAAGAAGGGATCCACCAGCGGTCCCGAGGCGAACTGCCAGGACAGCAGGATGACGGCAAAGATGGCGACGCGGCCGAGAAAGATGTTCATAGCAGGATTCTCCAGGGGTGGGCCGCTCAGGCGTCTTGGCTCGGGGTGATGAATTCCCAGAGATCACCGCAGAGCTGGTGATACCGCGGGTCCTTGCGCAGCTGCAGGATGTTGCGTTCGTCGCCCAGGGGGATGGGCACGTCGCGGACGATGGTGCCGGGGCGACCGGAGAAGATCAGGCAGCGATCGCCCAGGGCCACCGCCTCGTCCAGGTCGTGGGTAACGAACAGCACGGTCTTCTTCAGCTGGCGACTGAGCTTGAATAACTCGGTCTGCATGCGCATGCGCAGCTGGGCATCGAGCGCCGCGAAGGGCTCGTCCATCAGCAGGGTCTCGGGATCGTAGGCCAGCAGCCGGGCCAGGGCGGCACGCTTGCGCATGCCCCCGGATAGCTGGCTGGGATAGGCCTTCTCGTGCCCTTCCAGGCCGACCAGGGCCAGCAGGTCGCGGATGCGTGCCTGGCGTTCGGCCTTGCCTACGCCACGGATCTCCAGGGGCACGGCGATGTTGCCGGCCACGTCGCGCCAGGGCAGCAGGTGATCGCTCTGGGTCATGTAGCCGGTGCGGCCGTTGATGCCCTTCACCGGCTGGCCACCGTAGAGCACCTGGCCTTCAGTGGGGGCGAACAGGCCGGCCACCATGTTGAGCAGGGTCGACTTGCCGCAGCCGGAAGGACCGACGATGGTCACCACCTGGCCTTGCTGGATGTCGACAGTAATGCTGTGCGAAGCCTGTTTCGCCACGCCCTTGACGGTAAAGGCCTTGGCGACGTTGCGAAAGGAAATCACGGTGGGCGCCGGGGCGATGCCACCGATCGGCTCGCGAGGGCTGGCGTTCTTCAGTACGGCGGACATGGCATTACTCCCGGTTCGAGGACGTGGCGTCGGGTTCAGGACTCATGAACGACGCGACGGCGCCTGACGGTAGGAATGCACACCATGGGAAGTTGATCTGGAAGCTGTTCATAGTGACCTACTTATTGTTATGAGTCAGAAATGAAGCGTTCTTGGATTATGCAAGGGTGAACCTGAGCGGCAATGGCGCTGTTCTACCCTGTGGAACAGTGACGCTTCAGCTCAGCACCGTCAGACCGTCGAGGGCGACCACGCCCTGCCCTTGCGGCCTGACCAGCAGCGGATTGATTTCGGCTTCCTGCAGGCGCTCGCCCAGACGCAGGGCCATGTCGGAGAACGCCACGATGCAATGCGCCGCCGCATCGACGTCGGCCTTGGGTCGGCCGCGATAGCCGTCCAGCAAGGGGTAGGTACGCAATTCGGCGAGCATTTCCCGGGCATCCTCCAGGGTCACCGGCAGCAGGCGCAGCGTGGTGTCCTGGAACAGTTCGGCCGTCACCCCGCCCATGCCGAGCAGCAGCGCCGGGCCCAGTTGCGGATCACGGGTGAAACCGAGGATCAGCTCCTCGCCGCCGCTGACCATTTCCTGCACCAGGAAGGCCTCGGGTTCGAAGCCGACCTGGGTGGTCACCTCGTCGCGCATGCGCTCCAGACGCGCACCGATCCCGTCGGGTCGCTGGCGCAGGGCCACGCCGCCCACCTCGCTCTTGTGCGGGATGCGCGCCGAGAGCACCTTGAGTACCACCTCGCCACCCAGTTCGCGAGCCGCCGCTTCGGCCTGACGCGCGTCACCCACTACCCGCTCGCGGGTGACCGGAATGCCAAAGGTCTCGTAGAGCTGCTTGCTGCGCGCCTCGTCCAGTGGACCCGGTTGCAGACCGGGCAAGGTGACCCCTGCCGTATCCGCGACGGTACCGACCTGGGTCTGCCGCTGGCGAGCGAAGCTGCCCTGCAGGGCCAGGGCCTTGAGGGCACCGGCACAGCTTTCAGGGGCACTGAAGGCTACGCCGCCCGAGCCGTTGATACGCTGCGCCGCTGCCGGCGCATGGGGACTGATATAGGCCAGGACCGGCTTGGTCGAATGGGCCAGGCTGTCACGGATGGCATCGGCCATCAGGTGCGGCTGGGCCACGCCGGAAGAGCCCACCACGCTGATCACCGCGTCGTAGTCGGGGCTGTCCAGCAGGATGCTGATGGCGCCGCGCATCACCTCGGGTTGCAGGCCCGCCAGGGTCAGGTCGATGGGGTTGCGGTCGAGCACCGCCTGGTCGCCGACGTCCAGGGCCCGCAGCCGCGCCGCCGTCTCCGCGCCGGGCGGCGGGGTCTGGTAGCCGTTGACGCCCAGATTGTCGGCGATCAGGGTGCCGGCGCCACCGGTGGAGGTGAGGATGGCCACCCGGGTGCCCTGCATCACCCGGCCACTGGCCAGGGCGAAGGGAATGTCCAGCAGGTCGGCGAAGGTCTCCGCGCGGATCACCCCAAGCTGACGGAAATAAGCCGAATAGAGATCGTCCGAGCCGGCCAGGGCGCCAGTATGGGAGGCCGCGGCGCTGGCGCCGGCTTCCGAACGGCCGACCTTGAACACCACCACCGGCTTGCCGGCGGCGCGGGCCCGGCCCACGGCGCGGGTGAACCTGGCGGTGTCGCGCAGCCCTTCGAGGTAGAGGGCGATCACCGCGGTCGCCGGATCGTCAGCCAGGTGGTCGACGAAGTCGGCGACATCCAGATCCACCTCGTTGCTGGTGGAGATCAGCTTGGAAAAGCCGATGCCGGCCGCCACGCCGCGAGAGAGCAAGGCGCCAAGGATGCCGCCGCTCTGGGAGACCAGGGCCACCTTGCCCGGCAGCAGGGCGTCCATGTCCAGGGCGCCACTGGCGGACAGGGTGATGCGCTCGCTGACGTTGACCAGGCCGATGGTATTGGGGCCGAGGATACGCATGCCGCCGCGCGCGGCCTGGAGTTCCGCCTGGCGGCGGATGCCGCTCTCCCCCGTTTCGCCATAGCCGCCGGCCAGCACGATGGCCGCCGCACAGCCCAGCGCCGCCAGTTCGGCCACCGCCTGATTGGCGCGTTCGGCACCCAGCAGGATGACGGCCACGTCCGGCACCTCGGGCAACTCGGCGATGGAGGGATAGCAACGCAGGCCGTCGATCTCCTCGTAGCGCGGATTGACCGGGTAGAGGCGTCCTTGGAAACCATGCTTGCGCAGGAAGGCGATGGGTCGGCCGGAGGTCTTGCGGGCGTCGCCCGAGGCGCCGATAACGGCGACGCTGGCCGGGCTGAGCAGACGGTCGAGGGCGCTCATCGCTGGCCACCCGTGCTCTTGCGCGCCAGGAAGGCGGCGACCGACTCCTGATGCTCGCTGGAGGTGTAGCAGATACCCTGGGCCTGGCTGCCCATGGCCGAGATCTGGCCCTGGGTCAGCTCGAAGGTATTGTTGAGGATCGACTTGCTCAGGCCCAGTGCCGTGGCGGAACCGGCGGACAGTTGCAGCGCCCAGTCCTGGGCCGCTGGCAGCAAGGCGTCGTGGGGCACCACCCGGTCGATCATGTTGATGCGCTCGGCTTCGCCCGGCGCGACGGTACGACCGGTGAAGATCAATTCCTTGGCCCGGCTCAGGCCGACCCGCCGTGGCAGGAAATAAAGGCCACCGCCGTCAGGGATGAGGCCTCGGGCGATGTAGCTCATAGCGAAGGACGCCTGCTCGGACGCGATGATGAAGTCGCAGCTCAATGCCATGTCGCAG includes these proteins:
- a CDS encoding enoyl-CoA hydratase/isomerase family protein, translated to MTTAPESSTPIELTVTQGIATLTLNRPEARNAISDDMRTLLIEHLERIAADSEIKALILTGTGKGFCAGGDIKGMQARMSAPAGSVAFNGWKRQQRVHHAVSLLHNLPKPTIAAVNGAATGLGCDMALSCDFIIASEQASFAMSYIARGLIPDGGGLYFLPRRVGLSRAKELIFTGRTVAPGEAERINMIDRVVPHDALLPAAQDWALQLSAGSATALGLSKSILNNTFELTQGQISAMGSQAQGICYTSSEHQESVAAFLARKSTGGQR
- a CDS encoding ABC transporter permease, whose product is MNIFLGRVAIFAVILLSWQFASGPLVDPFFVSSPSEIGGRFVELVSSGRLFAHGWITVVETLAGFFCGACAGISVGLLLGRNETLAKLLDPILISIYSLPKVALAPLFIMWFGIGIEMKIILTATIVFFLVFLNTYSGVRAVEREQLEILRLMGAKEHHLIGKVVLPSAIQWVFTGLKLSVPYALIGAIVGEIMAANRGLGYLLQDAAGQLDTAGVFAALLAIIFLALLLQAAVRKLETALMPWKKEQDARELSI
- a CDS encoding ABC transporter ATP-binding protein, with the translated sequence MSAVLKNASPREPIGGIAPAPTVISFRNVAKAFTVKGVAKQASHSITVDIQQGQVVTIVGPSGCGKSTLLNMVAGLFAPTEGQVLYGGQPVKGINGRTGYMTQSDHLLPWRDVAGNIAVPLEIRGVGKAERQARIRDLLALVGLEGHEKAYPSQLSGGMRKRAALARLLAYDPETLLMDEPFAALDAQLRMRMQTELFKLSRQLKKTVLFVTHDLDEAVALGDRCLIFSGRPGTIVRDVPIPLGDERNILQLRKDPRYHQLCGDLWEFITPSQDA
- a CDS encoding acetate--CoA ligase family protein, coding for MSALDRLLSPASVAVIGASGDARKTSGRPIAFLRKHGFQGRLYPVNPRYEEIDGLRCYPSIAELPEVPDVAVILLGAERANQAVAELAALGCAAAIVLAGGYGETGESGIRRQAELQAARGGMRILGPNTIGLVNVSERITLSASGALDMDALLPGKVALVSQSGGILGALLSRGVAAGIGFSKLISTSNEVDLDVADFVDHLADDPATAVIALYLEGLRDTARFTRAVGRARAAGKPVVVFKVGRSEAGASAAASHTGALAGSDDLYSAYFRQLGVIRAETFADLLDIPFALASGRVMQGTRVAILTSTGGAGTLIADNLGVNGYQTPPPGAETAARLRALDVGDQAVLDRNPIDLTLAGLQPEVMRGAISILLDSPDYDAVISVVGSSGVAQPHLMADAIRDSLAHSTKPVLAYISPHAPAAAQRINGSGGVAFSAPESCAGALKALALQGSFARQRQTQVGTVADTAGVTLPGLQPGPLDEARSKQLYETFGIPVTRERVVGDARQAEAAARELGGEVVLKVLSARIPHKSEVGGVALRQRPDGIGARLERMRDEVTTQVGFEPEAFLVQEMVSGGEELILGFTRDPQLGPALLLGMGGVTAELFQDTTLRLLPVTLEDAREMLAELRTYPLLDGYRGRPKADVDAAAHCIVAFSDMALRLGERLQEAEINPLLVRPQGQGVVALDGLTVLS